One segment of Falco peregrinus isolate bFalPer1 chromosome 4, bFalPer1.pri, whole genome shotgun sequence DNA contains the following:
- the NXPE3 gene encoding NXPE family member 3 isoform X2 produces MGGCSVLLLATIPEKYLCGFVDVYLSDIPKAHLDDDTVSGSNWITENNVQRSLSQTTKTTRKPYCGYKQQTLSKRDQAEQESLLAAIQWPKPPDGKIAFVQSTDPTHSDFVIVKPSGFFKVGDQLEVLVRMKNFQGKPKQYGGDYLQARIHSPLLKAGATGRIVDCQNGIYKVFFTLLWPGEVKVSVSLVHPSEAIQVLLRLREERPDRVYFKSSFKSGRYSETTECNVCLPGDLPVCNFTDLYTGEPWFCYKPRKLPCASRISHAKGGYQKGLLTQEESLFFQSDVNIKKPILSSGPDSVIVKPKVFTDSSSMDRAEDPTVSPSGYYHEDQWRSRIHWIHHFNKSDDITKCLQGKVIHLFGDSTIRQWFEYLTAFVPDLVEFNLGSPKNVGPFMSVDLKHNILLKFRCHGPPIRFSTVFSSELRYIANELNGIVGGRNTVIAITIWSHFSTFPVEVYIRRLRNIRRSIIQLLGRSPKTLIIIRTANVQELGPEVSLFNSDWYSFQLDSVMRKMFSGIPVHFVDAWEMSLAHYLPHNLHPKEVIVKNQIDAFLSYVCPLQT; encoded by the exons ATGGGTggttgctctgtgctgctgcttgccaCTATTCCTGAGAAGTATCTGTGTGGCTTTGTTGACGTTTACCTATCTGATATTCCAAAGGCA cacCTGGATGATGACACGGTTTCAGGGTCAAATTGGATAACGGAAAACAATGTCCAGCGTTCTCTGTCACAGACAACCAAAACTACCAGGAAGCCTTACTGTGGCTATAAGCAGCAGACTTTGTCCAAAAGAGACCAGGCGGAACAGGAATCGTTGCTTGCTGCAATACAGTGGCCCAAACCCCCTGACGGCAAAATTGCCTTTGTACAGAGCACTGATCCCACACATAGCGACTTTGTGATTGTGAAACCCAGTGGGTTCTTCAAGGTGGGTGATCAGTTAGAGGTACTCGTTCGCATGAAGAATTTCCAAGGAAAACCCAAGCAGTATGGCGGAGACTACTTACAGGCACGAATTCACTCTCCTCTGCTGAAAGCTGGAGCAACAGGAAGGATTGTAGATTGCCAGAACGGCATCTACAAAGTCTTCTTTACCTTACTTTGGCCAGGAGAGGTCAAAGTTTCCGTGTCACTTGTCCATCCGAGTGAAGCAATCCAAGTCCTCCTGCGTTTACGAGAAGAAAGGCCAGACAGGGTCTACTTCAAAAGCTCATTCAAGTCTGGGAGGTATTCGGAAACCACAGAGTGCAATGTTTGCTTGCCTGGAGATCTCCCGGTCTGTAACTTCACAGATCTCTACACGGGTGAGCCGTGGTTCTGCTATAAGCCTCGAAAACTGCCCTGTGCCAGCCGAATCAGCCATGCCAAGGGTGGATATCAGAAAGGTCTTCTGACACAAGAGGAAAGCctctttttccaaag CGATGTGAATATCAAAAAGCCAATACTGTCCAGTGGACCTGATTCAGTGATTGTAAAGCCCAAGGTATTTACAG attCAAGCAGTATGGACAGAGCTGAAGATCCCACGGTTTCCCCTTCTGGTTATTACCATGAAGACCAGTGGAGGTCCAGAATACACTGGATCCATCATTTTAACAAGTCAGATGATATAACCAAATGCTTACAAGGAAAAGTAATCCACTTGTTTGGAGACTCCACAATAAGGCAGTGGTTTGAATATCTGACAGCATTTGTCCcag ATCTGGTGGAATTTAACTTGGGGAGTCCAAAGAACGTGGGCCCTTTCATGTCTGTGGACCTGAAGCACAATATTCTACTGAAGTTCCGCTGTCATGGGCCACCCATTCGCTTTTCAACGGTCTTTAGCAGTGAGCTGCGCTACATTGCCAATGAACTGAATGGCATAGTGGGTGGGCGAAACACGGTGATAGCCATAACGATATGGTCCCACTTCAGCACTTTCCCTGTGGAAGTGTATATCCGGCGGCTGAGGAACATTCGGAGATCAATTATTCAGCTGCTGGGTCGCAGCCCCAAGACTTTAATCATCATCAGAACTGCTAACGTTCAGGAGCTGGGGCCAGAAGTGAGCCTCTTTAACAGTGACTGGTATTCCTTTCAGCTTGATTCTGTCATGAGGAAAATGTTCTCAGGAATTCCTGTGCACTTTGTGGATGCTTGGGAGATGTCTCTGGCTCATTACTTGCCACATAACTTGCACCCAAAAGAAGTCATTGTTAAGAATCAAATAgatgcatttttatcttatgtGTGCCCTCTGCAAACTTAG
- the NXPE3 gene encoding NXPE family member 3 isoform X1 — translation MWRDSCRLQIFCLLMAVLAVVVLVHNFFQLEHLDDDTVSGSNWITENNVQRSLSQTTKTTRKPYCGYKQQTLSKRDQAEQESLLAAIQWPKPPDGKIAFVQSTDPTHSDFVIVKPSGFFKVGDQLEVLVRMKNFQGKPKQYGGDYLQARIHSPLLKAGATGRIVDCQNGIYKVFFTLLWPGEVKVSVSLVHPSEAIQVLLRLREERPDRVYFKSSFKSGRYSETTECNVCLPGDLPVCNFTDLYTGEPWFCYKPRKLPCASRISHAKGGYQKGLLTQEESLFFQSDVNIKKPILSSGPDSVIVKPKVFTDSSSMDRAEDPTVSPSGYYHEDQWRSRIHWIHHFNKSDDITKCLQGKVIHLFGDSTIRQWFEYLTAFVPDLVEFNLGSPKNVGPFMSVDLKHNILLKFRCHGPPIRFSTVFSSELRYIANELNGIVGGRNTVIAITIWSHFSTFPVEVYIRRLRNIRRSIIQLLGRSPKTLIIIRTANVQELGPEVSLFNSDWYSFQLDSVMRKMFSGIPVHFVDAWEMSLAHYLPHNLHPKEVIVKNQIDAFLSYVCPLQT, via the exons ATGTGGCGTGACTCGTGCAGACTGCAGATCTTCTGCCTGCttatggcagtgctggctgttgTGGTGCTGGTCCATAACTTTTTTCAGTTAGAG cacCTGGATGATGACACGGTTTCAGGGTCAAATTGGATAACGGAAAACAATGTCCAGCGTTCTCTGTCACAGACAACCAAAACTACCAGGAAGCCTTACTGTGGCTATAAGCAGCAGACTTTGTCCAAAAGAGACCAGGCGGAACAGGAATCGTTGCTTGCTGCAATACAGTGGCCCAAACCCCCTGACGGCAAAATTGCCTTTGTACAGAGCACTGATCCCACACATAGCGACTTTGTGATTGTGAAACCCAGTGGGTTCTTCAAGGTGGGTGATCAGTTAGAGGTACTCGTTCGCATGAAGAATTTCCAAGGAAAACCCAAGCAGTATGGCGGAGACTACTTACAGGCACGAATTCACTCTCCTCTGCTGAAAGCTGGAGCAACAGGAAGGATTGTAGATTGCCAGAACGGCATCTACAAAGTCTTCTTTACCTTACTTTGGCCAGGAGAGGTCAAAGTTTCCGTGTCACTTGTCCATCCGAGTGAAGCAATCCAAGTCCTCCTGCGTTTACGAGAAGAAAGGCCAGACAGGGTCTACTTCAAAAGCTCATTCAAGTCTGGGAGGTATTCGGAAACCACAGAGTGCAATGTTTGCTTGCCTGGAGATCTCCCGGTCTGTAACTTCACAGATCTCTACACGGGTGAGCCGTGGTTCTGCTATAAGCCTCGAAAACTGCCCTGTGCCAGCCGAATCAGCCATGCCAAGGGTGGATATCAGAAAGGTCTTCTGACACAAGAGGAAAGCctctttttccaaag CGATGTGAATATCAAAAAGCCAATACTGTCCAGTGGACCTGATTCAGTGATTGTAAAGCCCAAGGTATTTACAG attCAAGCAGTATGGACAGAGCTGAAGATCCCACGGTTTCCCCTTCTGGTTATTACCATGAAGACCAGTGGAGGTCCAGAATACACTGGATCCATCATTTTAACAAGTCAGATGATATAACCAAATGCTTACAAGGAAAAGTAATCCACTTGTTTGGAGACTCCACAATAAGGCAGTGGTTTGAATATCTGACAGCATTTGTCCcag ATCTGGTGGAATTTAACTTGGGGAGTCCAAAGAACGTGGGCCCTTTCATGTCTGTGGACCTGAAGCACAATATTCTACTGAAGTTCCGCTGTCATGGGCCACCCATTCGCTTTTCAACGGTCTTTAGCAGTGAGCTGCGCTACATTGCCAATGAACTGAATGGCATAGTGGGTGGGCGAAACACGGTGATAGCCATAACGATATGGTCCCACTTCAGCACTTTCCCTGTGGAAGTGTATATCCGGCGGCTGAGGAACATTCGGAGATCAATTATTCAGCTGCTGGGTCGCAGCCCCAAGACTTTAATCATCATCAGAACTGCTAACGTTCAGGAGCTGGGGCCAGAAGTGAGCCTCTTTAACAGTGACTGGTATTCCTTTCAGCTTGATTCTGTCATGAGGAAAATGTTCTCAGGAATTCCTGTGCACTTTGTGGATGCTTGGGAGATGTCTCTGGCTCATTACTTGCCACATAACTTGCACCCAAAAGAAGTCATTGTTAAGAATCAAATAgatgcatttttatcttatgtGTGCCCTCTGCAAACTTAG